One stretch of Armigeres subalbatus isolate Guangzhou_Male chromosome 2, GZ_Asu_2, whole genome shotgun sequence DNA includes these proteins:
- the LOC134217618 gene encoding uncharacterized protein LOC134217618, whose product MAAGCSKSFASKYEEELYYDVEYEDFCKNFEFSNSSSCWICNGYYGPSYGEPLCGTCHSFIFPNYPNEEAEGLVTELSDDEDSGNDEPPENGSKDRADDDDDSDYDLERPRPSAPRNLNQYLDMLSQPRESDESQQKICSLPVEVLLSIFSYLDDLSLWNVSEVCKQWKRILEVHIPQLMWKKYTKERWPLFQQISTIPNWLHMYGALMNSCFCRTCLIQMALKTPMRGRVNHIRANRLRSDIRSLDLDATEGIDAVALDNQLFHWQASILGPAGSPYEGGKFFLYIVIPCSYPMLPPQVRFLTKIVHPNVSRHGDVGIDIIQHNWSLALTISKLLLSVQSLLTDPFTQICMEPTLGRMYENDRPKFEALARTWTWKYAMYEVVPPLGGLL is encoded by the exons ATGGCTGCAGGATGTAGCAAATCTTTTGCATCCAAATACGAGGAGGAGCTGTACTACGATGTGGAATACGAAGACTTCTGCAAAAACTTTGAATTTTCG AACTCTTCCTCTTGCTGGATTTGCAACGGATACTACGGTCCTAGTTACGGAGAACCACTTTGTGGCACGTGTCATTCGTTTATTTTTCCAAACTACCCGAACGAGGAAGCTGAAGGGCTGGTTACGGAACTATCGGATGATGAAGATTCTGGCAATGACGAACCGCCGGAAAACGGTTCCAAAGATCGtgccgatgacgacgacgattcAGACTACGATCTGGAACGACCCCGACCATCCGCTCCGCGTAATCTGAATCAATACTTGGACATGCTGTCTCAGCCCAGGGAGTCGGACGAGTCGCAGCAAAAAATTTGCTCTCTTCCTGTGGAAGTGCTGCTCTCAATTTTTTCCTATTTGGATGACCTGTCGCTATGGAACGTAAGCGAAGTATGCAAACAGTGGAAACGAATTCTGGAAGTTCACATTCCGCAGCTGATGTGGAAAAAGTACACGAAAGAAAGGTGGCCTCTGTTCCAGCAAATCTCAACCATTCCAAACTGGTTGCAC ATGTATGGTGCACTGATGAATTCCTGCTTCTGCCGCACCTGTCTCATTCAAATGGCCCTGAAGACGCCGATGCGCGGTCGGGTTAATCACATTCGGGCGAATCGACTACGAAGTGACATTCGATCACTGGATTTAGATGCCACCGAAGGGATCGATGCCGTTGCCCTCGATAATCAATTGTTTCACTGGCAGGCATCGATTCTGGGTCCGGCCGGTAGCCCTTATGAAGGTGGCAAATTTTTCCTCTACATCGTGATTCCTTGCTCATATCCAATGCTCCCACCGCAAGTTCGTTTCTTAACGAAAATCGTACATCCGAACGTTTCGCGTCATGGCGACGTGGGTATCGACATTATCCAGCACAATTGGTCACTGGCGTTGACCATTTCAAAACTGTTGCTTTCGGTCCAGAGTTTACTGACTGATCCGTTTACTCAG ATTTGTATGGAACCTACACTGGGTAGGATGTACGAAAATGATCGACCCAAATTCGAAGCTCTCGCAAGAACATGGACTTGGAAGTACGCTATGTATGAAGTTGTCCCGCCGTTAGGAGGATTGCTGTAA
- the LOC134213363 gene encoding elongator complex protein 3, giving the protein MTKKKPLGAGLSRDERMLIVVGEIIQELLRAHHEGKDVNLNRLKTRLASNYGLDSAPRLVDIIAAVPHEAKPILLPKLKAKPIRTASGIAVVAVMCKPHRCPHINMTGNICVYCPGGPDSDFEYSTQSYTGYEPTSMRAIRARYNPFLQTRHRVEQLKQLGHSVDKVEFIVMGGTFMCLPEDYRDYFIRNLHDALSGHTSSSVEEAVRYSEKSHTKCIGITIETRPDYCLNRHLSDLLAYGCTRLEIGVQSVYEDVARDTNRGHTVKATCESFQMSKDAGFKVVSHMMPDLPNVDIERDIEQFIEFFENPDFRADGLKIYPTLVIRGTGLYELWKTGRYKSYPPSTLVDLVAKILALVPPWTRVYRVQRDIPMPLVSSGVEHGNLRELALARMKDLGTDCRDVRTREVGIQEIHNKVRPYEIELIRRDYVANGGWETFLSYEDPKQDILVGLLRLRKCSPDTFRPELVDNCSIVRELHVYGSVVPVNARDPTKFQHQGFGMLLMEEAERISREEHGSRKLAVISGVGTRNYYRKMGYELDGPYMSKMLI; this is encoded by the exons ATGACGAAGAAAAAGCCGCTAG GAGCTGGACTGAGCCGCGACGAGCGAATGCTGATCGTTGTTGGTGAGATTATTCAGGAATTGCTCAGGGCGCACCATGAGGGCAAGGACGTCAATCTGAACAGGCTGAAGACGCGGCTCGCCTCCAATTACGGCTTGGACAGCGCTCCCCGCCTAGTAGACATTATTGCTGCGGTACCACATgaggcaaaacccatcttgttGCCAAAGTTGAAAGCCAAACCGATTCGGACTGCGAGCGGG ATCGCAGTTGTAGCTGTGATGTGTAAACCGCATCGATGTCCCCACATCAACATGACCGGCAACATTTGCGTGTACTGCCCGGGAGGACCGGACAGTGATTTTGAGTATTCTACCCAAAGCTACACCGGTTATGAGCCGACATCGATGAGAGCGATCCGAGCTCGCTACAACCCCTTCCTTCAGACGCGACACCGGGTGGAACAGTTGAAGCAACTCGGCCACTCCGTGGACAAAGTTGAATTCATAGTGATGGGAGGTACGTTCATGTGCCTACCGGAGGACTACAGGGATTATTTTATTCGGAATTTGCACGACGCACTTTCCGGTCATACGAGTTCCAGCGTTGAAGAAGCTGTTCGTTACTCGGAGAAATCTCATACAAAATGTATCGGAATTACAATTGAAACCCGACCGGATTACTGCTTGAACAGGCATTTGTCCGATTTACTTGCGTACGGTTGCACCCGACTGGAGATTGGAGTACAGTCGGTCTACGAGGATGTGGCTCGAGATACGAATCGTGGTCATACGGTAAAGGCGACTTGTGAGAGCTTTCAGATGTCAAAAGATGCTGGATTCAAAGTGGTCTCGCACATGATGCCGGATCTACCGAATGTGGATATTGAAAGGGATATTGAGCAATTTATAGAGTTCTTTGAAAATCCGGATTTCCGAGCAGATGGTTTGAAGATATATCCAACACTGGTAATTCGTGGTACGGGATTGTATGAATTGTGGAAGACCGGCCGATACAAGAGTTACCCGCCATCGACTCTGGTGGATTTGGTTGCAAAAATACTAGCATTGGTGCCACCATGGACGCGCGTCTATCGTGTTCAGCGTGATATTCCGATGCCATTGGTTAGTTCTGGCGTGGAGCATGGTAATCTGCGTGAATTGGCACTTGCTCGAATGAAGGATTTGGGCACAGACTGCCGAGATGTACGCACCCGAGAGGTTGGAATCCAAGAGATCCACAACAAGGTTCGACCTTACGAGATCGAACTGATTCGACGGGATTACGTGGCGAATGGTGGTTGGGAAACTTTTTTGTCGTACGAGGATCCCAAACAGGACATTCTGGTTGGATTGTTAAGATTGCGCAAATGTTCGCCTGATACGTTCCGACCGGAGCTGGTGGACAACTGCTCGATTGTTAGGGAGCTTCATGTTTACGGCTCGGTTGTCCCGGTGAATGCGAGGGATCCCACGAAGTTTCAGCACCAGGGATTTGGAATGTTGCTGATGGAAGAAGCGGAGCGGATTTCCCGGGAAGAACATGGCAGTCGGAAGCTAGCCGTTATCTCTGGTGTTGGTACACGGAATTACTATCGCAAAATGGGGTACGAGCTAGATGGTCCCTATATGTCTAAAATGCTGATATAA